In the genome of Leptospira sanjuanensis, one region contains:
- a CDS encoding LruC domain-containing protein yields the protein MKKILFILLAVSIAVGCNGKKKGALWPFLSLLNQDTSSSTPANGQSGVATETASASNGGTVVIVDNTTGNNTVVYPTNATNTPPSPVSSGNSSDSGSSASGGSSSGTGSSSGDSDAVSGGSSGSGDSSASSGSGSTSGSSGDSGTSTSGGSSNSGDNVASGGSSSNDGSSSSNSGSGSNGSSQPGTDPNAGNGSSSGGSSAPDVTGVITVNDQVGTPPFTYNTVQTIPLNLIVTDKQSKPVSGATVIVSDNMGNILFQGISDSAGKVSGTITVETSVGQITLEITANGESISNIINLINVIGINREIKYEVLLPVVNAPPADTDKDGIPDSLDAYPQDPTRASMIRTPAEGVSTVAFEDLYPSAGDADLNDYVIQMHNEVDLNAAGDVIRLRGTYQHVARGAGYKHTFFIKLVAGTGAKFTRKVVREDGKEVTASSTKAVSAADLTAGLQIHEESNKTTSNPNVNPGGVFKPGHIATIEIEFDSPVKKTKLGNYPYDIFIKVTNTGKEIHFPGLYKNADGTDKYLDSNRFPWAILVPGVWKYPYEGLDIRKESQSGYKEFNLWVASNGTSYKEWYKHITNEAKVFPVPDDSGLMGFLLLSVKRNAILVAVLLMAAGATAAYLLKRRTLSRA from the coding sequence ATGAAGAAGATTCTGTTTATACTGCTCGCGGTAAGCATTGCAGTCGGTTGTAACGGCAAAAAAAAAGGCGCGCTTTGGCCGTTTTTATCTTTGCTCAATCAGGATACCAGTAGTTCTACTCCTGCAAACGGACAATCGGGCGTCGCCACCGAAACCGCGTCCGCTTCCAACGGTGGAACGGTTGTCATTGTGGACAATACCACGGGAAATAATACGGTAGTTTATCCTACCAACGCGACAAATACTCCACCGTCCCCCGTTTCTTCGGGGAATAGTTCCGACAGCGGTTCTTCCGCATCCGGTGGTTCCTCATCCGGAACCGGCTCATCCTCCGGCGATAGCGATGCGGTAAGCGGTGGAAGTTCCGGCAGCGGAGATTCCTCTGCTTCTTCCGGAAGCGGTTCTACTTCGGGAAGTTCGGGAGATTCCGGTACTTCCACATCAGGCGGTTCTTCTAATTCCGGTGACAACGTCGCTTCCGGCGGATCTTCTTCCAACGACGGAAGTTCTTCTTCCAATTCGGGAAGCGGCTCCAACGGTTCTTCTCAACCGGGAACCGATCCGAATGCGGGCAACGGCTCTTCTTCCGGCGGTTCCTCCGCTCCGGACGTAACCGGTGTGATTACCGTGAACGACCAAGTAGGAACTCCTCCGTTTACATACAACACGGTCCAGACCATTCCTTTGAATCTGATCGTAACCGATAAACAATCCAAGCCAGTATCGGGCGCGACCGTAATCGTTTCCGACAACATGGGAAATATCCTGTTCCAAGGAATTTCCGACAGCGCTGGAAAAGTTTCCGGAACGATCACAGTGGAGACTTCCGTAGGTCAGATCACTCTCGAGATCACTGCAAACGGAGAATCCATTTCCAACATCATCAATCTCATCAACGTCATCGGTATCAACCGAGAGATCAAATACGAAGTTCTTCTTCCGGTTGTAAACGCACCGCCTGCCGATACGGACAAGGACGGAATTCCCGATTCTTTGGACGCGTATCCTCAAGACCCGACTCGCGCTTCCATGATCCGCACGCCTGCGGAAGGTGTGAGTACCGTTGCGTTTGAAGACTTGTATCCGAGTGCGGGAGACGCGGACTTAAACGACTACGTGATCCAAATGCACAACGAAGTAGACTTGAACGCAGCGGGCGACGTGATTCGACTCAGAGGAACGTATCAGCACGTTGCAAGAGGAGCCGGATACAAACACACGTTCTTTATCAAACTCGTCGCAGGCACGGGCGCAAAATTTACCAGAAAAGTGGTGCGTGAAGACGGAAAAGAAGTCACCGCTTCCAGCACGAAAGCAGTATCTGCAGCGGACTTAACGGCCGGACTTCAGATTCACGAAGAATCGAACAAGACCACTTCCAATCCGAACGTGAATCCGGGAGGCGTATTTAAACCGGGTCATATCGCAACGATTGAAATCGAATTCGATTCTCCCGTGAAAAAAACCAAGCTCGGAAACTATCCGTACGATATTTTCATCAAGGTAACAAACACAGGAAAAGAGATCCACTTTCCGGGATTGTATAAGAATGCGGACGGAACGGACAAGTATTTGGATTCCAACCGCTTTCCTTGGGCGATCCTCGTTCCGGGAGTTTGGAAATATCCGTATGAAGGTTTGGACATCCGCAAGGAATCCCAATCCGGTTACAAGGAATTCAACCTTTGGGTGGCTTCCAACGGAACCTCTTACAAAGAGTGGTATAAACATATCACGAACGAAGCGAAGGTATTCCCGGTTCCGGACGATTCCGGTCTGATGGGATTCCTTTTGCTGTCCGTGAAAAGGAACGCGATTTTGGTCGCGGTTCTGCTGATGGCTGCGGGCGCCACAGCGGCGTATCTTTTGAAAAGAAGAACGCTTTCCAGGGCCTGA
- a CDS encoding PrsW family glutamic-type intramembrane protease, translated as MFLFLGFEEFFLTLVKFGTAVSAAGFYWFFYRNTYYHPNRVSFDLSAIFSGVLTVGLAIFPELFIQTHLDENSYFDRAFQGSSLLEEVPKLVVILWYFKGLKSLYNTSDGIYFGLTLGASFGLVENLLYAPILEFWPLFLRAVTSLPIHTFTGGIYGYAVMQYYHSRPSSFNFLILFYAFAGCFLLHGTFNYILLIDGNYVTLLPFILAAGFLILEYLLTVSQNMIPIEVLQSIGLFRDDYTVVSKFTRYDSWMRSSQSQISKVVPIPFFRNLSRGKIAVSVFLIVVPAALYSIYRMFPERIPVLLGGIRTSEFIGLFLIYPIWLCVLTLFRGILNPKFFRERILRIPLFIAVSIVQEEREYHSLAYSLSGKGFYSPIEKTLKIGDRVYVTFYVAGKEFPNILAIPVWLNVREDDPEFEPGAVFIFVKPPWKLLIWRFSVRAKQQLQNLIHQISHPGSAHPV; from the coding sequence ATGTTCCTTTTCTTAGGATTCGAAGAATTCTTCCTCACCCTTGTAAAATTCGGCACGGCGGTTTCCGCCGCCGGGTTTTATTGGTTTTTCTACCGCAATACCTACTATCATCCGAACCGAGTCAGTTTCGATTTATCCGCGATCTTTTCCGGAGTTCTAACGGTCGGACTTGCGATTTTCCCCGAGTTGTTCATTCAAACTCATTTGGATGAGAATTCCTATTTCGACCGGGCCTTTCAAGGTTCTTCCCTATTGGAAGAAGTTCCGAAGCTCGTCGTGATCCTTTGGTATTTTAAGGGATTGAAATCTTTGTATAATACTTCGGACGGGATTTATTTCGGACTTACGTTAGGCGCTTCTTTCGGGCTTGTGGAGAATCTTCTTTATGCCCCGATCTTAGAGTTCTGGCCTTTGTTCTTACGCGCGGTCACCTCCCTTCCGATCCATACGTTTACCGGGGGAATCTACGGGTACGCGGTGATGCAATACTATCATTCCCGTCCTTCTTCGTTTAATTTTCTGATTTTGTTTTACGCGTTCGCAGGCTGTTTTCTGCTCCACGGAACCTTCAATTACATTCTGCTCATAGACGGAAACTACGTGACCTTGTTACCGTTCATTCTCGCGGCCGGATTTTTGATTTTGGAATATCTTCTTACGGTTTCCCAGAACATGATTCCGATCGAAGTGCTTCAATCCATCGGTTTGTTTCGGGACGATTATACGGTGGTTTCCAAGTTTACCCGATACGATTCCTGGATGCGATCGAGTCAGAGCCAGATTTCGAAAGTTGTTCCGATTCCGTTTTTCCGAAATCTTTCCCGCGGGAAAATCGCGGTTTCGGTTTTTTTAATCGTAGTGCCGGCCGCATTATATTCGATTTATCGAATGTTTCCGGAAAGAATTCCCGTTTTACTCGGAGGAATTCGGACTTCGGAATTCATCGGTTTGTTTTTGATTTATCCGATTTGGCTTTGTGTGTTGACGTTGTTCCGAGGAATTCTCAATCCCAAATTTTTTCGGGAAAGAATACTGCGGATTCCTTTGTTTATCGCCGTATCCATCGTTCAGGAAGAACGGGAATATCATTCCTTGGCGTATTCTCTTTCAGGGAAGGGATTTTATTCGCCGATCGAAAAGACCTTGAAAATCGGAGATCGAGTTTACGTGACGTTCTACGTCGCAGGAAAAGAATTTCCGAATATACTTGCGATTCCGGTTTGGTTGAACGTGCGAGAGGACGATCCCGAGTTCGAACCCGGGGCCGTTTTTATCTTCGTAAAACCGCCTTGGAAATTATTGATCTGGAGATTTTCGGTTCGAGCAAAACAACAACTGCAAAACCTGATTCATCAGATCTCGCATCCGGGATCAGCGCACCCTGTTTAA
- a CDS encoding TraR/DksA family transcriptional regulator, with protein sequence MTAKKPAPAYDKKALQEISELLLERKNALLEKYAHWEDNSRPSGLKEMGDIADIASEINEETLSSVLSEAEIETIREIDVALEKIEDGTYGICEGTGKKIPIARLKAIPWTRYTVEYAETLSKGKGFSRKSNAGSLTGAYKIPSDMDSMDD encoded by the coding sequence ATGACTGCAAAAAAACCGGCACCGGCATACGACAAAAAAGCTCTTCAAGAAATTTCAGAGCTCCTCCTCGAGAGAAAAAACGCTCTCTTGGAAAAGTATGCCCATTGGGAAGACAACAGCAGACCGTCCGGCCTGAAAGAAATGGGCGATATCGCCGATATCGCCTCGGAAATCAACGAAGAGACCTTAAGTTCGGTTCTTTCCGAAGCGGAAATCGAAACGATCCGCGAAATTGATGTTGCTTTAGAAAAAATCGAAGACGGCACCTACGGAATCTGCGAAGGAACCGGTAAAAAAATTCCGATCGCACGCCTGAAAGCGATCCCATGGACTCGCTACACCGTGGAATATGCGGAAACGCTTTCGAAAGGAAAGGGATTCTCGCGCAAAAGCAACGCTGGAAGTCTTACCGGCGCTTACAAAATCCCATCCGACATGGATTCGATGGACGACTGA
- the rpmG gene encoding 50S ribosomal protein L33 yields the protein MREIIKLVCQEPGCSKGRSTYLLTKNKKAKTEKLVTKKFCKFCRKHTEYKETKV from the coding sequence ATGAGAGAAATTATCAAGCTCGTTTGTCAGGAACCAGGCTGTTCGAAAGGAAGAAGTACCTACCTTCTTACTAAGAACAAGAAAGCCAAAACTGAAAAATTGGTTACTAAAAAGTTCTGCAAATTTTGCAGAAAACACACCGAATACAAGGAAACTAAGGTCTAA
- a CDS encoding helix-turn-helix transcriptional regulator translates to MEIFFVVPIMAAIANVSCLIENVRRDHPFHKLMTAFYLAIGFQNFSTAAMCLSMNEETSLAWWIFQCHSFFLLSPILVGMASFSTGRKILNVYTWIVLIAAVVVDFLCSSMPRLFIVEFRMLSFGLSPMISPFGAALGAGIHLLSLSVCIYLFVRPVQWNVFFERNFFVGVFLLWWFALFANFFPMHGVNLPPLHPVADAALSVTLAVYLNRYNAAGFGFWRILANILISIAVGVTIGMLFWPVLRSIAYRELYVTAIAAFCACSFISFLLFHSFRTDSILPRQEFNLEGFGLSKQEIRICELLEAGHSRTFIQLILNVSNGTLRNHLKNIYAKVLPESKSTAKDQLQRLTILLSKRKEDRITT, encoded by the coding sequence TTGGAAATTTTTTTCGTAGTACCGATCATGGCGGCAATCGCCAACGTAAGTTGTTTAATCGAAAACGTACGGAGGGACCATCCCTTTCATAAGTTGATGACCGCGTTTTATCTGGCGATCGGATTTCAAAATTTTAGCACTGCCGCCATGTGCCTTTCTATGAACGAAGAGACGTCCTTGGCTTGGTGGATTTTTCAATGTCATTCCTTCTTTTTACTTTCGCCCATACTTGTCGGGATGGCCAGTTTTTCCACAGGCAGGAAAATTCTAAATGTCTATACTTGGATCGTTTTGATCGCCGCAGTAGTCGTCGATTTTCTTTGTTCTTCGATGCCTCGCTTATTTATCGTCGAGTTTAGAATGTTATCCTTCGGTTTATCGCCGATGATCTCGCCGTTCGGCGCGGCTTTGGGGGCAGGAATTCATCTTCTTTCCCTTAGCGTCTGTATTTATCTTTTTGTTCGACCGGTTCAATGGAACGTATTCTTTGAGCGGAACTTTTTTGTCGGCGTCTTTCTCTTGTGGTGGTTCGCTCTCTTTGCGAATTTTTTTCCCATGCACGGTGTCAACTTGCCTCCGCTCCATCCCGTTGCGGACGCCGCGCTTTCCGTAACTCTTGCCGTTTATTTGAATCGGTACAATGCGGCAGGTTTCGGTTTCTGGCGTATCCTGGCTAACATTCTGATTTCGATCGCGGTGGGAGTCACGATAGGAATGTTGTTTTGGCCTGTCTTGAGGTCTATCGCCTATCGCGAGTTATACGTGACTGCAATTGCGGCTTTTTGCGCCTGTTCCTTTATTTCCTTTCTTTTGTTTCATTCTTTTAGAACGGATTCCATTCTTCCTAGGCAGGAATTCAATTTGGAGGGATTCGGACTTTCCAAACAAGAGATCCGAATTTGCGAATTGCTGGAGGCGGGACACAGCAGAACCTTTATTCAGCTGATCTTGAACGTTTCCAACGGAACGTTGAGAAATCATCTGAAGAACATTTATGCGAAGGTACTGCCCGAATCCAAATCCACCGCTAAAGATCAATTGCAGAGATTGACAATTCTTCTTTCCAAACGGAAGGAAGATCGAATTACGACTTAG
- a CDS encoding LA_1694 family PerA/PerB upregulated protein — MIGAFLSHCIQENASNPSLQLALIERQLHVVPKPEVPDVKACLVNTQVAGRNITTCYELEKERCNLDFFNNIKTQTTLQNRRDDLTFISINFSNCAAGTAPLFLKYSNLQPPVSMLWKDAFGFDGANTESQFQFTNQKTCNGLGLESGPFVSGSFSRLLNGNELSQLNGLEAELALIPQTTATCMNDLNFSAELINLTQNIKNGTFQKGITCSYQTGSGYPICPWSI; from the coding sequence ATGATCGGGGCTTTCCTATCTCATTGTATTCAGGAAAACGCATCCAATCCCAGCCTCCAACTCGCCTTGATCGAAAGACAGTTGCATGTAGTGCCCAAGCCGGAAGTTCCGGATGTGAAAGCATGTCTAGTCAATACGCAAGTCGCAGGAAGAAATATCACGACCTGTTACGAATTGGAAAAGGAAAGATGCAATCTCGATTTTTTCAATAATATCAAAACACAGACAACGCTTCAAAATAGAAGGGACGATCTTACGTTCATCAGTATCAACTTCTCCAATTGCGCGGCGGGAACTGCGCCCTTATTCTTAAAGTATTCCAACCTTCAACCGCCGGTTTCGATGCTCTGGAAAGACGCGTTCGGATTCGACGGAGCCAACACCGAATCTCAGTTTCAATTCACCAATCAGAAAACGTGCAATGGACTCGGACTCGAATCCGGTCCTTTTGTTTCGGGGAGTTTTTCACGTCTGTTAAACGGAAACGAGCTGTCCCAACTCAACGGCTTGGAAGCCGAACTAGCGTTGATACCTCAAACAACCGCAACCTGCATGAACGACTTAAACTTCAGTGCGGAACTGATCAACCTAACGCAGAATATAAAAAACGGGACCTTCCAAAAAGGAATCACCTGCTCCTATCAAACCGGCTCCGGGTATCCGATTTGTCCTTGGAGCATCTAA
- a CDS encoding LIC10707 family hydrolase: protein MISILFLNSSLFADKNNFRYILPDLNHSYDYLVNQTNCNTQFDDSNPESFEPDKTFLTLYGDSLGDFVDEGAYGYFGWDKYLTLMNFGVSWNVQNLAHGGFTTNDIYYFIRDCANKPEQRFNFKTAPNVAFEIGGNDFWHNSIMLTFMPWKFSAVVGRVSFNTKSILYQLRNPRRNKNVLVMGNFPNLSYSPTLGNTNNYFTPLATHPDGMFTYNMSKLHEEQKKAMYEEAQAAAIAVLPFGWLGLLYIPIDMNELHGDFVQAIIGVKQAYNNALATVQIQTGIVELEMLHIQIKNSGTSPTSQDEWYWLWLHTIKNNISMVTSLGMFFSQGPLEQTAAEVNSKYGNVHFLPMYHLFIRQRDCFEFGQCWVANPWLYQDQVGHLNYIGYTVWAGALASKVTQLDWHNSLRNGPPLFNGAVSIPGNDTVVTPLPEEQTPQPVEVQPEPIDILLLICLFTGKCW from the coding sequence ATGATATCTATTCTCTTTTTAAATTCATCTCTCTTCGCCGATAAAAATAACTTTAGATATATTTTACCGGATCTGAATCATTCCTATGATTATCTTGTTAATCAAACAAACTGCAATACTCAATTCGATGATTCTAATCCTGAATCCTTTGAGCCGGACAAAACATTTCTCACATTGTATGGGGACAGCCTAGGAGATTTTGTGGACGAAGGCGCATACGGCTATTTCGGTTGGGATAAATATCTGACTCTCATGAATTTTGGTGTTTCCTGGAATGTACAAAACTTAGCGCACGGAGGATTTACAACAAACGATATTTATTATTTTATTCGAGATTGTGCAAACAAACCGGAACAACGTTTCAATTTCAAAACCGCACCCAACGTCGCCTTTGAAATCGGAGGAAACGATTTCTGGCATAACTCCATCATGCTCACCTTCATGCCTTGGAAGTTTAGCGCCGTAGTCGGCAGAGTTTCCTTCAATACCAAGTCGATTTTGTATCAACTCCGAAATCCAAGAAGAAACAAAAATGTCTTGGTAATGGGAAATTTTCCCAATCTCTCTTACAGCCCGACACTCGGAAATACGAACAATTACTTCACGCCGCTCGCAACCCATCCCGACGGAATGTTCACCTACAATATGAGTAAACTACACGAAGAACAAAAAAAGGCAATGTATGAAGAAGCCCAGGCAGCCGCGATCGCCGTGTTGCCGTTCGGTTGGTTGGGACTATTGTATATTCCGATCGATATGAATGAATTACACGGAGATTTCGTACAAGCAATCATCGGAGTCAAACAGGCATACAACAACGCCTTGGCGACGGTTCAAATCCAAACCGGAATCGTAGAATTAGAAATGCTGCATATACAAATCAAAAACTCGGGCACCTCGCCCACGAGTCAGGACGAATGGTATTGGCTGTGGCTGCATACGATCAAAAACAACATCAGTATGGTCACAAGCCTGGGAATGTTCTTTTCACAGGGGCCGTTAGAACAAACCGCCGCGGAGGTGAACTCAAAATACGGAAATGTTCATTTTTTACCCATGTATCATCTTTTTATTCGGCAAAGAGACTGTTTTGAATTCGGTCAGTGTTGGGTCGCCAATCCCTGGCTGTATCAGGATCAAGTCGGACATTTGAACTACATCGGATACACGGTTTGGGCGGGGGCATTAGCCTCCAAAGTGACTCAACTGGATTGGCACAATTCGTTGAGAAACGGACCGCCTCTCTTTAACGGAGCCGTATCCATTCCCGGAAACGATACGGTGGTCACCCCTTTGCCGGAAGAGCAAACCCCTCAACCCGTAGAAGTCCAACCGGAACCGATCGACATTCTTCTTTTGATTTGTCTCTTTACCGGAAAGTGCTGGTGA
- a CDS encoding LIC_10705 family lipoprotein, whose product MLKRIFILIIACMLSAHCDNLKQEDFDRGTTAGIDNNFLLTYGFFFIAPNLDFNQFCPPTDQIPILEPGTYTRFMQAGDTFIFDNRARLNAGGNPNVASGASEYFTFIIQESAGQNVKLASPYCGNSPEEYKADDDSGLSGQLETLDLRLKIPPLPQRRLGFFSKITAMSGSGNITFTTPTAQDPPQ is encoded by the coding sequence ATGTTGAAACGAATCTTTATTTTAATCATCGCGTGCATGTTAAGCGCTCACTGTGATAATCTAAAACAGGAAGACTTCGATCGAGGTACAACCGCAGGCATCGATAATAATTTCTTACTTACGTATGGGTTTTTCTTTATTGCTCCGAATCTTGACTTCAATCAATTCTGTCCTCCCACAGATCAGATTCCGATCCTAGAACCCGGAACGTACACAAGGTTTATGCAGGCGGGGGATACATTTATTTTTGATAATCGAGCAAGATTGAATGCTGGTGGCAATCCGAACGTTGCTAGTGGCGCTTCAGAGTATTTTACTTTCATAATCCAAGAATCCGCCGGACAAAACGTGAAATTAGCAAGCCCATATTGTGGAAACAGTCCTGAAGAATACAAAGCTGATGATGATTCAGGACTCTCCGGACAATTAGAAACTCTTGATTTAAGATTAAAAATTCCGCCATTACCCCAAAGAAGATTAGGTTTTTTCTCAAAAATAACGGCAATGAGCGGCTCAGGCAATATTACTTTCACTACACCGACAGCGCAAGACCCTCCACAATAA
- a CDS encoding LA_3478 family PerA/PerB upregulated protein, with protein sequence MDQNRNIQSLKYSIFIIFLIVCSFATAACIKPGSGKLPPLFASNVTPYSPSDLGIPTPTPDSPLATLPAISDNERASIEEAFRMMNENGQLDQKFVKESSMASKDVLFNRPLSDSELEAKVEAELKGQSVPTPTYGTEQQILQQESQAADVFYGKVANDLPGMTVPQLIKVRENFTLSLVMIRFMMDYGDPATGIPTSFLIMAREKAVAIRQKVNLELIKRGVKNL encoded by the coding sequence ATGGATCAAAACCGAAACATTCAATCTCTAAAATATTCAATTTTTATTATATTTCTTATCGTCTGCTCCTTCGCGACCGCAGCCTGCATCAAACCAGGCTCGGGCAAGCTTCCCCCTTTGTTCGCGTCGAATGTGACCCCGTATTCTCCCTCCGACCTGGGCATTCCTACGCCGACGCCGGATTCACCGTTGGCGACATTGCCCGCAATTTCGGATAACGAGCGCGCTTCGATCGAAGAAGCTTTTCGGATGATGAACGAAAACGGCCAATTGGATCAAAAGTTCGTAAAAGAATCTTCTATGGCTTCGAAAGACGTTTTATTCAATCGCCCTTTGTCCGATTCCGAACTGGAAGCCAAAGTGGAGGCGGAACTCAAAGGCCAATCGGTTCCGACTCCCACCTACGGAACCGAACAGCAAATCTTACAGCAAGAAAGCCAAGCGGCGGATGTTTTTTACGGAAAGGTTGCAAACGATCTTCCGGGTATGACCGTGCCTCAACTCATCAAGGTTCGGGAGAACTTTACGTTGAGCTTGGTTATGATTCGGTTTATGATGGATTACGGAGATCCGGCAACCGGCATCCCTACATCGTTTCTGATCATGGCAAGAGAAAAGGCCGTGGCGATCCGGCAGAAGGTAAACTTGGAATTGATCAAACGCGGAGTGAAAAATTTATGA
- the tnpA gene encoding IS66 family insertion sequence element accessory protein TnpA, which yields MKKTKIDWPKEFDDFSKSGLSQPQYCKERHLKYTTFRYHWERRSKHSEKNDFVEIPPSSTNSQSLVEAEFLTLKIDTSGKASLQVNVQFSLGRWS from the coding sequence ATGAAAAAAACGAAAATAGATTGGCCCAAAGAGTTTGATGACTTTTCAAAGAGTGGACTTTCCCAGCCTCAGTATTGTAAAGAAAGACACCTCAAATACACGACGTTTCGATATCATTGGGAGAGACGTTCTAAGCATTCAGAGAAGAACGACTTTGTAGAAATTCCTCCTTCCTCGACAAATTCTCAGTCATTGGTAGAAGCCGAATTTTTGACCCTAAAGATAGATACGTCGGGGAAGGCATCGCTCCAAGTAAACGTTCAGTTTAGTTTAGGACGATGGAGTTAA
- the tnpB gene encoding IS66 family insertion sequence element accessory protein TnpB (TnpB, as the term is used for proteins encoded by IS66 family insertion elements, is considered an accessory protein, since TnpC, encoded by a neighboring gene, is a DDE family transposase.) — translation MELNPGNRKVYLRPGATDLRKSINTLSVIVEGKMKKDPYSASVFLFCNRKKDKLKMLYWDKSGFCLWQKRLEESKFPWPNSEEEVHKIPVERFHWLLNGIDFFKEHKKLKYKNVS, via the coding sequence ATGGAGTTAAATCCCGGAAACAGAAAAGTGTATCTTCGACCTGGGGCGACGGATTTAAGGAAATCGATCAATACGCTCTCTGTAATCGTAGAAGGAAAGATGAAAAAAGATCCGTATTCGGCGAGCGTCTTTCTCTTCTGCAATCGCAAGAAAGATAAACTGAAGATGCTCTACTGGGATAAGAGCGGGTTTTGCCTTTGGCAGAAGAGACTGGAAGAGAGTAAATTCCCGTGGCCGAACTCAGAGGAGGAAGTGCATAAAATACCCGTTGAAAGGTTTCATTGGCTATTGAATGGGATCGATTTTTTCAAAGAGCACAAGAAACTAAAATACAAGAATGTCAGTTGA